From one Anaerococcus prevotii DSM 20548 genomic stretch:
- the tsaE gene encoding tRNA (adenosine(37)-N6)-threonylcarbamoyltransferase complex ATPase subunit type 1 TsaE, whose translation MIIKNLEELKKFAYKFAPLLKEGDVINLKGDMGAGKTTLTGYISEYFAIEDSSSPTFAIVNIYEGDKKIYHLDLYRFDDPEEIFDIDFEEYFYPEDAITILEWAENVRPYLPEDMINISIEKLGENEREITIDSGSIRGSEINEYFSN comes from the coding sequence ATGATTATTAAAAACTTAGAAGAATTAAAAAAATTTGCTTATAAATTTGCCCCTCTTTTAAAAGAGGGTGATGTTATAAATCTTAAGGGAGATATGGGAGCGGGAAAGACTACTCTCACTGGCTATATATCAGAGTACTTTGCCATAGAGGACTCTTCTTCTCCTACTTTTGCCATTGTAAATATCTATGAAGGGGATAAGAAGATTTATCATTTGGACCTTTATAGGTTTGATGATCCTGAAGAGATCTTCGATATAGATTTCGAGGAGTACTTCTATCCGGAAGATGCCATAACAATACTAGAATGGGCAGAAAATGTAAGGCCTTACTTGCCTGAAGATATGATAAATATAAGTATAGAAAAATTAGGAGAAAATGAGAGAGAGATTACAATTGACTCTGGGTCAATTAGAGGAAGTGAAATAAATGAATATTTTAGCAATTGA
- a CDS encoding ABC-2 transporter permease yields the protein MRALIYKDFLVIKKIFIYLYLLTGVVGISFVKMDKFFILPMYFVIIPIRLIGALFETDNNYSVDRYLIASGFSRRKIVISRYVFLWIITLTSLLISLALIFFLKVKIENLSLLLFLSILIVASEFISLIEIPLMYKLGSNKTRQLTSISYLLGFAIFMIIGKNKENLGRFLLGNLSISENTLAFAILIFIILLNLVSLLVSFKIFDNKEV from the coding sequence ATGAGAGCCTTGATATATAAAGATTTCTTGGTAATAAAAAAGATATTTATCTACTTATATTTATTGACAGGAGTAGTAGGAATATCTTTTGTAAAAATGGATAAATTTTTTATACTTCCAATGTACTTTGTAATAATTCCTATAAGACTTATAGGTGCTTTATTTGAAACGGACAATAACTACTCGGTAGATAGGTACTTGATAGCAAGTGGATTTTCAAGAAGAAAAATTGTTATATCAAGATATGTCTTTCTTTGGATTATAACTTTAACATCACTTTTAATTAGTCTAGCATTAATATTTTTCTTGAAAGTGAAAATTGAAAACTTAAGCTTACTCCTATTTTTATCTATCTTAATAGTTGCATCTGAATTTATTTCATTAATTGAAATACCTTTGATGTACAAATTAGGATCAAATAAAACAAGACAATTAACCTCTATTTCATATCTCTTGGGATTTGCTATATTTATGATAATAGGAAAAAATAAAGAAAATCTGGGAAGATTTTTGCTTGGAAATCTATCTATAAGTGAAAACACCTTAGCTTTTGCAATTCTTATTTTTATAATCTTATTAAATCTAGTGTCTTTACTTGTTTCTTTTAAGATTTTTGATAATAAAGAAGTTTAA
- a CDS encoding LCP family protein, producing the protein MRIKKFLAIVFVAIIAYFGSNTILNKLENNELKKTYGDDFSFDDDAIGSNEHEHLFLLVGVDKNSDDDDNDDFTRTDTIMLVKANTETGKIDILSIPRDSRVKIRQEFDKVNHAHAFGGIELTIQTLRNFLGLDIDYYVQVNYKAVENIIDALGGVDFDVPKGVSIDVGSLKIREGMNHFDGQHALWYLRTRKIYENGDIGRVEAQQGFMKAMVDQIVSKSEKINLTTFATNYLKYVKTNLPMGVLMDLTNNIDKFSSDQVSTFTVPGREQTIEGTSYYLPEFEKTWRLVDKEFQNFKLKNWDRTKAGIDEDGNILDGRKNQVEEDPVPQAEVEAPVRQEIIEDTEPHYYEPAPSYEYEYYEPEYVEEEVEEALPEEAPKEKEESPKETEEKVEKSDTSDKDE; encoded by the coding sequence ATGAGGATAAAAAAATTTTTGGCTATAGTTTTTGTCGCCATAATTGCTTATTTTGGATCTAATACCATCCTTAATAAGCTGGAGAATAATGAACTCAAGAAAACCTATGGGGATGATTTCTCCTTTGATGATGATGCTATAGGAAGTAATGAACACGAACACCTTTTTTTGCTTGTAGGAGTTGATAAGAATTCAGACGATGATGACAATGACGATTTTACAAGAACAGATACCATAATGTTAGTCAAGGCTAATACTGAAACAGGAAAAATCGACATCCTATCTATCCCAAGAGACTCTAGGGTAAAGATTAGACAAGAGTTCGATAAGGTAAACCACGCCCACGCCTTTGGTGGAATAGAGCTTACTATCCAGACCTTAAGAAATTTCTTGGGCCTTGATATCGACTATTACGTCCAGGTAAACTACAAGGCTGTAGAAAATATAATAGATGCCCTAGGAGGGGTAGACTTCGATGTTCCTAAGGGAGTTTCGATAGACGTAGGAAGCCTTAAGATTAGAGAAGGGATGAATCACTTCGACGGCCAGCACGCCCTATGGTATCTCAGAACTAGGAAAATTTATGAAAACGGAGATATAGGAAGGGTTGAGGCCCAACAAGGATTTATGAAGGCCATGGTAGATCAAATAGTATCAAAGTCAGAAAAAATCAACCTAACGACCTTTGCAACTAACTACCTAAAATATGTAAAGACCAACCTTCCAATGGGAGTTCTAATGGACTTGACCAACAATATTGACAAGTTCTCATCAGATCAGGTCTCAACCTTTACAGTTCCAGGCAGAGAGCAAACAATTGAAGGAACTAGCTACTATCTACCAGAATTTGAGAAGACTTGGAGATTGGTAGACAAGGAATTTCAAAACTTTAAACTTAAAAATTGGGACAGGACCAAGGCGGGTATAGATGAGGATGGGAATATCCTAGATGGAAGAAAAAATCAAGTCGAAGAAGATCCAGTTCCACAGGCAGAAGTAGAGGCCCCTGTTAGGCAAGAAATAATAGAAGATACCGAACCACATTACTATGAACCAGCCCCTAGCTATGAGTACGAATATTATGAGCCAGAATATGTAGAAGAAGAGGTAGAAGAGGCTCTTCCTGAAGAAGCTCCTAAAGAAAAGGAAGAAAGCCCAAAGGAAACTGAGGAAAAGGTAGAAAAGTCTGATACTAGTGATAAAGATGAATGA
- the fni gene encoding type 2 isopentenyl-diphosphate Delta-isomerase, with translation MEDRRQRKDEHIENYLKSEIITNTLLEDIYIEHNALSDMNMEEIDTSIEFLGRRISMPLMVNAMTGGGEAGSDINEDLSSICEAVGIPMASGSEAIAIKDEESRDSFTLLKDKDIIKIGNLGSERSLEDFIFAKDLIDADIMQVHLNIAQELVMPEGDRDFRGLGENIRNLVEKLDTPIIVKETGSGISKSVASKLLDMGVEYIDVAGKGGTNFIEIEDLRDVETDFSEFYDWGIPTAKSIIDVRSVSEDVFIIASGGLRNATDIVKSIIIGADMAAMSGEVLRYLLHGGYEACEDFLKDLQYKIKIIMCLLGVKNIEELKKVDYKVVGRLKQLLD, from the coding sequence ATGGAAGATAGAAGACAAAGAAAAGATGAACATATAGAAAATTATCTTAAAAGTGAAATCATAACAAATACCTTGCTGGAAGATATCTATATTGAACACAACGCTCTTTCTGATATGAATATGGAAGAGATTGATACTTCAATAGAATTTCTAGGAAGAAGAATATCCATGCCCCTTATGGTTAACGCCATGACAGGAGGAGGGGAAGCAGGAAGTGATATCAACGAAGACCTTTCCTCAATCTGTGAAGCAGTAGGCATACCCATGGCCTCAGGTAGTGAGGCTATCGCCATAAAGGACGAGGAAAGTCGTGATTCCTTCACACTCCTTAAGGATAAGGATATAATAAAAATCGGAAATCTAGGATCTGAGAGAAGCCTTGAAGATTTTATTTTCGCCAAAGATTTGATAGATGCAGACATTATGCAAGTTCACCTAAATATAGCCCAGGAGCTAGTCATGCCAGAAGGAGATAGGGACTTTAGGGGACTTGGTGAAAATATTAGAAATCTTGTAGAAAAACTCGATACTCCTATAATAGTAAAAGAAACAGGATCAGGAATTTCTAAAAGTGTTGCCAGTAAGCTACTAGATATGGGAGTAGAATACATCGATGTAGCCGGAAAGGGCGGAACTAACTTCATAGAAATCGAAGACCTAAGAGATGTGGAAACAGACTTTTCTGAATTTTACGATTGGGGAATCCCTACAGCGAAGTCCATCATAGATGTAAGGAGTGTATCGGAAGATGTTTTTATCATTGCATCAGGTGGCCTAAGAAATGCGACAGACATCGTAAAATCAATTATCATAGGAGCTGATATGGCTGCTATGAGTGGAGAAGTCCTAAGATACCTCCTTCATGGAGGCTACGAAGCTTGTGAGGACTTCCTAAAGGATTTACAATACAAGATAAAAATAATAATGTGCCTACTCGGAGTCAAAAATATAGAAGAATTGAAGAAAGTTGACTACAAGGTTGTTGGCAGACTTAAACAGCTTTTGGATTGA
- the rimI gene encoding ribosomal protein S18-alanine N-acetyltransferase, translated as MIRRMEIKDADRVYEIENASFFEPWTKKNLIKELTANSFLNHYVYELDGQIVGFYIASKVLDLVEIFTIAVDEDYRKRGIGKELLSHLIEKSKESGAREIWLEVSVKNFKAIGLYEKFGFEKDGIRKNYYQKLGEDAYNMKRKLYE; from the coding sequence ATGATAAGAAGGATGGAAATAAAGGACGCTGATAGGGTTTACGAGATTGAAAATGCTTCATTCTTTGAACCCTGGACTAAGAAGAATCTTATAAAAGAGCTTACTGCCAATTCGTTCTTAAACCACTATGTATATGAGCTAGATGGTCAGATAGTGGGCTTTTACATAGCGAGCAAGGTCCTAGACCTAGTAGAAATCTTTACCATAGCAGTAGATGAAGACTACAGAAAGCGTGGTATTGGTAAAGAACTCTTATCCCACCTTATAGAAAAAAGTAAGGAGAGCGGAGCTAGGGAAATTTGGCTAGAAGTTTCTGTCAAAAACTTTAAGGCTATAGGACTTTATGAAAAGTTTGGCTTTGAAAAAGATGGCATCAGGAAAAACTATTATCAAAAATTGGGAGAAGATGCCTACAATATGAAAAGGAAATTATATGAGTGA
- a CDS encoding Glu/Leu/Phe/Val family dehydrogenase produces MSEKLDILEATRDRYKKACDKLKLDSAVYEILKEPERLIEVAIPIKMDDGKTKVFKAFRSAHSSALGPSKGGIRFDKNVTREEVMALSMMMSIKVALLGLPLGGGKGGVIVDPKELSEREIESLSRGFVRATNNYLGSRIDIPAPDVNTNAKIMGYFIDEYIALNQGREDIATFTGKPLALGGSFARDQATGFGVALAVKYAYERKDEGLKGKTFICQGFGNVGYFAAKYMSEFGARLIAVNASDRKAPSGSSAIINEDGLDVEELRKLKEDGSSVLDYADSRKISNEEFFALDTDIILPCALENVITEKIAKTIKAKVISEGANGPTTPGGAQVLEDKGVVLIPDIMANSGGVLVSHYEWIQNQIGYYFDYDKVKDKEEGDLLRVFERIFDMAEEENVDLREASFMVAIKSMAEALKYKGRY; encoded by the coding sequence ATGAGTGAGAAATTAGATATATTAGAAGCTACTAGAGATAGGTACAAGAAGGCTTGCGATAAGCTTAAGTTAGACTCTGCTGTTTATGAAATATTAAAAGAGCCAGAAAGACTTATAGAAGTTGCGATTCCTATAAAGATGGACGATGGCAAGACCAAGGTATTTAAGGCCTTTAGATCAGCCCATTCTTCCGCCCTAGGTCCATCCAAGGGTGGGATAAGATTTGATAAAAATGTTACAAGAGAAGAAGTGATGGCTCTTTCTATGATGATGAGTATCAAGGTCGCTCTTTTGGGCCTTCCCCTAGGAGGTGGCAAGGGTGGTGTCATTGTAGATCCTAAAGAGCTTTCTGAAAGAGAAATCGAAAGCCTATCACGTGGTTTTGTTCGTGCTACTAATAATTATTTAGGAAGTAGAATAGATATTCCAGCTCCTGATGTAAATACAAACGCCAAGATTATGGGGTATTTCATCGATGAATATATAGCCCTAAATCAGGGAAGGGAAGATATTGCGACCTTTACAGGTAAGCCTCTTGCCCTCGGAGGATCTTTTGCAAGAGATCAGGCAACAGGTTTTGGTGTAGCCCTTGCTGTAAAATACGCATATGAGAGAAAAGATGAGGGCCTTAAGGGAAAAACTTTTATCTGCCAAGGCTTTGGTAATGTAGGCTACTTTGCAGCCAAATACATGTCTGAATTTGGAGCAAGGCTAATTGCTGTAAATGCAAGTGATAGAAAAGCTCCATCAGGTTCTTCTGCCATTATTAATGAAGATGGCCTAGATGTAGAAGAATTAAGGAAATTAAAAGAAGATGGATCTTCAGTCCTAGACTATGCTGATTCTAGAAAGATTAGTAACGAAGAATTCTTTGCCCTAGATACAGATATAATCCTTCCTTGTGCTCTAGAAAATGTCATCACAGAAAAAATCGCAAAGACCATAAAGGCCAAGGTCATATCAGAAGGGGCAAATGGTCCAACAACACCAGGTGGAGCACAAGTCCTTGAAGATAAGGGAGTTGTCCTTATACCAGATATCATGGCCAACTCTGGTGGAGTCCTAGTAAGTCATTACGAATGGATCCAAAACCAAATTGGATATTATTTTGACTATGACAAGGTTAAGGATAAGGAAGAAGGAGATCTGCTTAGGGTCTTTGAAAGAATCTTCGATATGGCAGAAGAGGAAAATGTCGATTTGAGGGAGGCTTCATTCATGGTAGCAATCAAATCCATGGCAGAAGCCCTCAAATACAAGGGAAGATATTGA
- the tsaD gene encoding tRNA (adenosine(37)-N6)-threonylcarbamoyltransferase complex transferase subunit TsaD: protein MSDFYTMGIETSCDDSSVAILKNDREVLVNLISSQIDIHALFGGVVPEIASRKHLEAINPLIEKALADTNLSYDDIDLISVTKGPGLMGSLLVGISAAKGLSLATGTPLIGANHMQGHICANYLSNKDLEPPFISLVVSGGHTYLCKVNSYTDYEVIGKTLDDAAGESFDKVARKIGLGYPGGPKIDKLAKEGNKDAIDFPRVMLDKGSYDFSFSGLKTAVLNYAHKLEQRGEEVNKADLAASFQEAVVDVLVDKSMMLLKETGLKTLAVSGGVAANSRLKERLKEECDKEGIKFYHPSVILCTDNAAMIAMAGFLNYKNGVVDDNFMKVYPNLEL, encoded by the coding sequence ATGAGTGATTTTTATACTATGGGAATTGAGACAAGCTGTGACGATAGTTCTGTTGCGATTCTCAAAAACGATAGAGAAGTATTGGTGAATTTGATATCATCACAGATTGATATTCATGCACTTTTCGGAGGAGTTGTGCCAGAGATTGCAAGTAGAAAGCATCTCGAAGCTATAAATCCCCTAATAGAGAAGGCCTTAGCCGATACTAATTTAAGTTATGATGACATAGATCTTATATCTGTAACCAAGGGACCAGGACTTATGGGGTCGCTCTTGGTTGGGATTTCTGCAGCTAAGGGTCTATCTCTTGCTACAGGTACTCCTTTGATTGGTGCCAATCACATGCAAGGGCATATTTGCGCCAACTATTTGTCAAACAAGGACCTAGAACCTCCCTTCATAAGTCTAGTCGTATCCGGAGGTCATACCTACCTATGTAAGGTCAATTCCTACACTGACTATGAAGTCATAGGAAAAACCTTAGATGATGCAGCAGGAGAATCCTTCGATAAGGTTGCAAGAAAAATTGGACTAGGCTATCCAGGAGGACCAAAGATCGATAAGCTAGCCAAAGAAGGAAATAAGGACGCTATAGACTTTCCTAGGGTGATGTTAGATAAGGGATCTTATGATTTTTCCTTCTCAGGTCTTAAGACAGCAGTCCTAAACTACGCCCACAAGCTTGAACAAAGGGGAGAAGAAGTAAACAAGGCTGACCTTGCAGCGAGCTTTCAAGAAGCTGTTGTCGATGTCTTGGTAGATAAGTCCATGATGCTTCTTAAAGAAACAGGCCTTAAGACTCTTGCCGTAAGCGGGGGAGTTGCTGCAAACTCTAGGCTTAAGGAAAGACTTAAGGAAGAATGCGATAAGGAAGGAATCAAATTCTACCATCCATCTGTAATTTTGTGCACAGATAATGCGGCAATGATTGCCATGGCGGGTTTCTTAAATTATAAAAACGGAGTCGTAGACGATAATTTCATGAAAGTCTACCCGAATTTGGAATTATGA
- the tsaB gene encoding tRNA (adenosine(37)-N6)-threonylcarbamoyltransferase complex dimerization subunit type 1 TsaB, protein MNILAIDTSTMISTVTISDGVEIIGDFNVNQQKTHSESLVPMIETLLNLLGMKVGDIDKFVISKGPGSFTGLRIGMTIAKTLAQATGKDLIAISTLLALANNSSSARLKVPMIDARGNRVYAAVYDENFNEVIKEDLYTIDDFASRVNDLGRDVELIGTLNEKYEDKFDKAMSLPLNFNNSIGRSLVKIAIEEDFPKKELYEIVPNYLRASQAERELAKNDKKDGNKGR, encoded by the coding sequence ATGAATATTTTAGCAATTGATACATCTACAATGATTTCGACCGTGACTATATCAGATGGGGTGGAGATTATTGGAGATTTTAATGTCAACCAACAGAAAACTCACAGCGAATCTCTGGTTCCTATGATTGAGACCTTGCTAAATCTTTTGGGGATGAAGGTAGGAGATATAGATAAGTTCGTTATTAGCAAGGGGCCAGGTTCTTTTACAGGCCTTAGGATTGGGATGACCATAGCAAAGACCCTAGCCCAAGCTACAGGTAAGGATCTTATTGCCATATCAACCCTCCTAGCCCTTGCTAACAATTCATCATCAGCTAGATTAAAGGTTCCAATGATAGATGCCAGGGGTAATAGAGTCTATGCGGCAGTATATGATGAAAACTTTAATGAAGTGATCAAGGAAGATTTGTATACCATAGATGACTTTGCAAGTAGGGTAAATGACCTAGGACGTGATGTTGAGCTTATCGGAACTTTGAATGAAAAATATGAGGATAAGTTTGATAAAGCTATGAGCCTTCCTTTAAATTTCAATAATTCTATAGGAAGGTCTCTGGTAAAGATTGCCATAGAGGAAGATTTTCCGAAAAAAGAGCTTTATGAGATTGTTCCAAACTACCTTAGAGCCAGTCAGGCAGAAAGAGAGTTAGCCAAAAATGATAAGAAGGATGGAAATAAAGGACGCTGA
- a CDS encoding ABC transporter ATP-binding protein translates to MNDILSLRQVEKQFDNFHLGPLDLDIKRGSVLGLIGENGAGKSTSIRLILSNIEEKEGEIYIFGKKKKDLTENERKKIAFVFDDLYLPQDMNLRQVEKFHSLFFGSLWESNMFWNLVEKFDLPKDKDLKLFSRGMQMKTSLILALSHNADLLILDEATSGLDPIARDDILDLLLDFIQDENKSILISSHILSDLEKIADEIAFIHKGKIIFLENKEDLKEKYGIATLSKDEFESLDKRAIVGVRKHSFGIECLIEKSLVPEGLDMDKARIEDIMVFMIKEKYNESLDI, encoded by the coding sequence ATGAATGATATCTTAAGTCTTAGACAGGTCGAAAAACAATTCGATAACTTTCATCTTGGTCCCTTGGACCTTGATATAAAAAGGGGTTCCGTTTTAGGCTTGATAGGTGAAAATGGAGCTGGGAAGTCTACTAGTATCAGGCTCATTTTATCTAATATTGAAGAGAAAGAAGGAGAAATCTACATATTTGGTAAAAAGAAGAAGGATTTGACCGAAAATGAAAGAAAAAAGATAGCCTTTGTTTTTGATGATTTGTATTTACCTCAAGATATGAATTTAAGGCAAGTAGAAAAATTTCATAGTTTATTTTTTGGAAGCTTATGGGAATCAAATATGTTTTGGAATTTGGTAGAAAAATTCGATTTACCAAAAGATAAAGACCTAAAATTATTTTCTAGAGGAATGCAGATGAAAACATCTCTTATCCTAGCCTTAAGTCACAATGCAGATTTACTTATTTTGGATGAAGCGACAAGTGGCCTTGATCCCATAGCAAGAGACGATATACTAGATCTTCTTCTAGATTTTATTCAAGATGAGAATAAAAGTATACTTATTTCTTCTCATATATTATCTGATCTGGAAAAAATAGCTGATGAAATTGCCTTTATCCATAAGGGAAAAATAATTTTTTTAGAGAATAAAGAAGACTTAAAAGAGAAATATGGTATTGCTACTCTAAGTAAAGATGAGTTTGAAAGCCTAGATAAGAGAGCTATTGTAGGAGTGAGAAAGCATTCTTTTGGAATAGAATGCCTCATAGAAAAAAGCTTGGTCCCAGAGGGACTTGATATGGATAAGGCTAGGATAGAAGATATTATGGTTTTTATGATAAAGGAGAAATACAATGAGAGCCTTGATATATAA
- a CDS encoding ECF transporter S component produces MNRSKTFSLNSVVKVGILAAFAYVLMFIQFPIPIAPPFMKVDLADVPALIGGFAMGPWYGVLIQLIKNILNLTKTTTGGVGELSNFIVGAVFVYVSSSIYKNRKTKKTAIFSLALGVVAMTAVATLSNAFIVFPTYAKVMGLDLNAFVGMTAKTNGLVKSYFSLMLLSIAPFNLVKGFVASFVTELVYKRVSPIIKRR; encoded by the coding sequence ATGAATAGAAGTAAAACATTTAGTTTAAACTCAGTTGTTAAAGTTGGTATCTTGGCAGCCTTTGCCTATGTATTGATGTTTATCCAATTTCCGATACCAATAGCCCCACCTTTTATGAAGGTTGACCTAGCTGATGTGCCAGCCCTTATCGGTGGCTTTGCTATGGGACCTTGGTATGGTGTTTTAATCCAACTTATCAAAAATATCTTAAATCTGACCAAGACTACTACAGGTGGAGTTGGAGAACTATCTAACTTTATAGTGGGTGCAGTTTTTGTCTATGTTTCATCAAGTATTTATAAAAATAGAAAGACTAAAAAGACAGCTATCTTTTCTTTGGCTCTTGGTGTTGTTGCAATGACAGCAGTTGCCACACTTTCAAACGCCTTTATAGTTTTCCCAACCTATGCTAAGGTTATGGGCCTTGACCTAAATGCCTTTGTGGGTATGACAGCTAAGACAAATGGTCTAGTTAAAAGCTACTTTAGCCTAATGCTTTTATCTATTGCACCATTTAATCTTGTCAAAGGCTTTGTAGCAAGTTTTGTAACAGAATTAGTTTATAAAAGAGTTTCCCCAATCATCAAAAGAAGATAA
- a CDS encoding S41 family peptidase: MNKKLKLGLIFFSLIIMTSCVGRRLDSMKSKRAMREFDNSGIILSDGSFFPDKITGFTVDEYLKWYKNLDEPLRLQVPKAQRPKELTKEERLEDFDYFFNQIQNNYPFFGVLKRKHNIDFLNNYDKYKKMVEGCENDEDFMKVMEEICGDLRNNHTRIADKAYVEKTLLYFSKNWKSPSIYYEFLNLNRQVVRNRYGLEGVQSDVDSPLSLSRRSAIFDKDTTVNLEFEEASDDIAILRVKSMAGSEKYTEDLKVLKEFLKNKHLYKALAIDIRGNAGGNMEYWQNFLLPKLITGPKTVTNKLFFKESNQAKLMFSDDRYNVERLSNVDISAIKLDNEEDLKRFDFYMKDIITVNPDTSNKDYGFDGSMYLLVDGNVFSAAEGFANFMKYSNTATLIGNTTGGDGITLGVINSVMPNSGLVFTYTNTLGYDPAGKINEENPTTPDIISNSYRASLTTIDQLLGAKE; the protein is encoded by the coding sequence ATGAATAAGAAATTAAAGCTTGGCCTTATATTTTTCTCCTTAATCATAATGACTTCCTGCGTTGGAAGAAGGCTTGATTCTATGAAGAGCAAGAGGGCCATGAGAGAGTTCGATAACTCAGGGATTATCCTATCTGATGGGAGCTTTTTTCCAGACAAGATTACGGGATTTACAGTAGATGAGTACCTAAAGTGGTACAAGAACCTAGACGAGCCCCTAAGACTTCAAGTCCCAAAGGCCCAAAGACCCAAGGAATTGACCAAGGAAGAAAGGTTAGAAGATTTCGATTATTTCTTCAACCAAATCCAAAACAACTACCCCTTCTTTGGAGTTTTGAAGAGAAAACACAATATTGACTTTCTAAACAATTATGATAAATACAAGAAGATGGTAGAAGGCTGTGAAAACGACGAAGACTTTATGAAGGTCATGGAAGAGATTTGTGGAGATTTAAGGAATAATCATACAAGAATTGCCGATAAGGCCTATGTAGAAAAGACCCTCCTTTATTTTTCAAAAAACTGGAAATCGCCTTCGATTTATTATGAATTTTTAAATCTAAATAGGCAGGTTGTAAGAAACAGGTACGGTCTAGAAGGGGTCCAAAGTGATGTAGATAGCCCCCTTAGTCTTTCTAGAAGATCGGCCATTTTTGATAAGGATACTACAGTAAATCTAGAATTTGAAGAAGCTAGCGATGATATAGCAATCCTTAGGGTAAAGTCTATGGCAGGAAGTGAGAAATATACAGAAGACCTCAAGGTCCTAAAAGAATTCTTAAAAAACAAACACCTCTACAAGGCCCTTGCAATTGATATAAGGGGAAATGCCGGAGGTAATATGGAATATTGGCAAAATTTCCTCCTTCCAAAGCTTATAACTGGGCCCAAAACTGTAACAAATAAGCTCTTTTTCAAAGAGTCCAACCAGGCCAAGCTCATGTTTTCTGACGATAGATACAATGTCGAAAGACTTTCTAATGTAGATATATCGGCTATTAAACTCGACAACGAAGAAGACCTTAAGCGCTTTGACTTTTACATGAAGGATATAATTACAGTAAATCCTGACACTTCTAACAAGGACTATGGCTTTGATGGGTCTATGTATCTTTTGGTAGATGGAAATGTCTTCTCGGCAGCAGAAGGCTTCGCCAACTTCATGAAATATTCAAATACAGCAACCCTTATAGGAAATACGACTGGGGGAGATGGGATAACTCTTGGAGTGATTAACTCTGTAATGCCTAATTCAGGCTTGGTTTTCACTTACACCAACACCCTAGGCTATGATCCAGCAGGAAAAATCAACGAGGAAAATCCAACAACTCCGGATATTATATCAAACTCCTACAGAGCTAGCCTAACTACTATAGACCAGCTTCTAGGAGCTAAGGAGTAA
- a CDS encoding GntR family transcriptional regulator, translated as MNIKIKYSSDDPIYLQIKNQIQDAILNDEVDKNKALPSIRFLAKELRVSVATTKRAYDELIKDGLIDSVPGKGNFVKDINPQFIREKYTLQIEEKLKEAIDLSKLIGFSRDELHDLLDLMEEEYE; from the coding sequence GTGAATATAAAGATTAAATACTCGAGTGATGATCCTATATATTTACAGATAAAAAACCAAATACAAGATGCGATTTTAAATGATGAAGTTGACAAGAATAAAGCCTTGCCTTCTATTAGGTTTCTTGCAAAAGAACTTAGAGTAAGTGTTGCTACTACTAAAAGAGCCTATGATGAGTTAATTAAGGATGGATTGATAGATTCGGTTCCTGGCAAGGGAAATTTCGTAAAGGATATTAATCCCCAGTTTATTAGAGAAAAATATACCTTACAAATCGAAGAAAAACTAAAAGAAGCTATCGATTTATCTAAGCTTATAGGTTTTAGCAGGGATGAACTTCATGATTTACTGGATCTAATGGAGGAAGAATATGAATGA